In Sphingobacteriaceae bacterium, the genomic window CAAAGTGGTGGAAGTCCATGTAGGCGACTTGGCCCCCATGGTGACGTGGGGCACCAATCCCGGCCAGGTGGCGTCCGTCACCGACCGGGTGCCCCATCCCGACGATTTCGATGATCCCAACGAGCGGCGCCAGGCCGAGCGGGCTTTGGCCTACATGGACCTGACCCCCGGCACCCCCATAACCGACATCGCCATCGACCAGGTGTTCATCGGCTCCTGCACCAATGCCCGGCTGTCGGACCTGCGGGAGGCCGCCGAAATGATCAAGGGGCACAAGGTGGCCTCCGGGGTGAAGGCCATGGTGGTGCCCGGCTCCCAGCAGGTGAAGGCCCAGGCCGAAGCCGAGGGCCTGCACGAGATTTTCCTGGAAGCCGGCTTCGAATGGCGGGATGCGGGCTGCAGCATGTGCTTGGGCATGAACGGCGCCATCCTGCAGCCGGGGGAGCGCTGCGTCTCCACCTCCAACCGCAACTTCGAGGGGCGCCAGGGGCGGGGAGGCCGCACCCATCTGGTCAGTCCCGCCATGGCGGCCGCCGCGGCGGTGGCGGGGCACTTCGTGGACATCCGCCAGTGGGTGCGGGAAGAAAGGGGGAGCCTGGTATGAAGCCCTTTCGCAAGCACACCGGCTTGGTGGCGGCCCTGAACCGGGGCAACGTGGACACCGATCAGATCATTCCCAAGCAGTTCCTCAAGCGGGTGGAGCGGACGGGCTTCGGCCAGTTCCTGTTCTACGACTGGCGCTTCGAGGCCGACGGCAAGACGCCCCGGGCCGACTTCCCCCTGAATGAACCCCGGTTCAAGGGGGCCAGCATCCTGCTGGCGGGGCCCAACTTCGGCAGCGGCTCCTCCCGGGAGCATGCCGTCTGGGCTCTCATGGACTACGGCTTCCGGGCCGTCATCTCCACCTCCTTTGCCGACATCTTCTACAGCAACTGCTTTAAGAACGGCCTGCTGCCGGTCACCTTGCCGGAGGAGGCCGTGGCGGAACTGTTCCGACGGGTGGAAGCCACTCCGGGCTACCAGTTGACGGTGGACCTGGAGGAGTGTGAGGTCACGGACGGGGCCGGGTTTCGCCATGAGTTCACCCTGGACCCTTTCCGCCGCCATATGCTCCTGCGGGGCTTGGACGACATCGGCCTCACCTTGGAGTTGGAAGACAAAATCGCCGCTTACGAGGCGAGCCGGCCCCGCTGGCGGGCCGGGGCGAGTTGAGGCGGGGTCTTGCGTACAGCCTGGGTTCTGGCCGATGAAGTCTTAAACTACGAATTCGGGCCGGATCATCCCATGCAGCCCCTCCGCCTGCGCCTGATGATGGAGCTGGTGGAGTCCTTGGGGCTGTTGCCCGAAGGGGAAATAGTGCGCCTGGGGCCGGCCGGCCGGGTAGAGGAACTGCTGCGGCGGGTCCACGATCCCCGGTATGTGGAGGCCGTGAAGCTTTTGAGCGCCGATCCCCGCAACCCCCAGCTGCGGGAGTTGGCGGCCCGCTACGGCTTCAATTCGGAGGACAACCCGGCCTTCGCCGGGATGCATGAGGCGGCGGCCGCCATCGTGGCGGGGAGTGTGGCCGGGGCCGAGGCCATCCTCAGCGGGGAGGTCACCCGGGCCTTCCACCCCGGGGGCGGGATGCACCACGCCTTTTACGACCGGGCGGCGGGCTTCTGCATCTACAACGACGCCGTGGCCGCCATTCACCGGTTTTTGGACCGGGGCTGGCGGGTGATGTACATCGACGGCGACGCCCACCACGGCGACGGGGTGGAGGAGGCCTTCAGCGAGGACCCACGGGTGATGACTGTCTCCCTTCATGAGGACGGGCGCTTCCTTTTTCCCGGCACCGGGTTCGCCGGGGACATCGGGAAAGGGGCGGGCGTGGGCTACACCGCCAATCTGCCCTTGCTGCCCGGCACCGACGACAGTTCGTGGGTGGAGGTCATCGAGTCGGCCCTGACGGCCTTGATCCATGCCTTTGAACCCGACGTCATCGTCAGCCAGCACGGGTGCGACGGCCATCATTTTGATCCCTTGTCCCATCTGAATTTGAGCACCGAAGGCCTGGAGCAGTTCGCCCGCTGCCTGGACGTCCTGACCAGGGATGTGACCCAGGGCCGCTGGCTGGCCTTGGGGGGCGGCGGGTACGACATCTGGCGGGTGGTGCCCCGGGCTTGGACCTTGGTGTGGGGGATCGTCAGCGGCCAGGAAGTGCCCGACCAGGTGCCTTCCTCCTGGCTGAACCGCTGGCAGCCCTCTTCGCCCTATCCCTTGCCGGCCACCTTGCGGGACGACCCGGCGGAAATCGCCGCGGCGGCCCGGCAGGATCCCGGCTTGTCGTGGGATATGTCCACGGGCAACCGTGCCGGCTGGGGGGACATGCCTTCGGCCAAGGAGTTGAACTTGAGCACGGCCCGCCGTACGGTGGAGCTCTGCCTGCCCCACATCCTGGACAAGGCTGTCGCTAAAGAGAGCACATCATCCTAAGCACGCCCGCTTCTTGGTTCGGTCCACCGGGAACCTTTGCCTGGACGGTTCAGTTGCACTGTAACCCGATTTCCATCATTAGCGAGAGGATGATGATGGTTGTCGGCTTCACTTCCTGCCTTTCCCTCCCGCCGATCCGTGGTGATGTGTCGTAACGGCGCTGTGGCCACCAGCCAGCCCCTGGCCGCCGCCGCCGGCTTGGACGTTCTGCGCCGGGGCGGCACCGCCGCCGACGCCGCCGTGGCCATGGCGGCCGTGCTGGCCGTGGTGGAACCCATGAGCACGGGCATCGGGGGCGACGCCTTCGCCCTGGTGTACGAAGCCAAGACCGGGAAGGTCCACGCCCTCAACGCCAGCGGCCGCACCGCCGCAGCCGCCACCATCGAGGCCTACCGGGAGCGGGGCTTTTCGTCCATGCCCGAGCGGGGCATCATGGCGATCACCGTGCCCGGGGCCGTTTCGGGCTGGGCGGCCCTGGTGGAGCGGTTCGGCACCATGAAGCTGGGTGAATTGCTGGAGCCCGCCATCGACTATGCCCGCAACGGCTTTCCCGTGGCGCCCATCACGGCCATGGATTGGGAGGCGGCGGTGCCGGTGCTGCAGTCCCATCCCAACTCGGCCCGGGTGTTCCTGCCGGGGGGCAGGGCGCCGCGCCCGGGGGAAGTGGTGCGGCTGCCGGAACTGGCCCGCAGCCTGGAGGCCATCGCCCAGGGCGGCCGGGAGGCCTTCTACGAAGGTGAACTGGCGGAGCAGATGGTAGATTTCATCGCCGCCGAGGGGGGCCTCCTCACCCGGGAGGATTTCCGCCAGCACCAGCCTCAATGGCAGGAGCCCATCAGCGTCGATTACCGGGGCTACCGCCTCTATGAGTGCCCGCCCAACGGCCAGGGCATCATCGCCCTGATGGCCTTGAACATCTTGAAGCAGGAGCCGGTGGCGTCCATGGGCTACACCAGCCCCGACTACTGGCACCTGGCCATCGAGGCCTTGAAGCTGGCCTTCCACGACGCCTGGCACTATGTGGCGGATCCCGAACTGGCCGATGTGCCCGTGGAGGAGTTGCTTTCCCCGGCCTATGCCGCCCGGCGCCGGGAGTTGATCAGTATGGACCGGGCCATCGCCGAGCCCAGCCACGGCCATCCGCAAGTGTCTGATACCGTTTACATGACTGCGGTTGATGGTCAGGGCAACGCTGTGTCCTTCATCAACAGCATTTTCTATTCTTTCGGGTCCGGCATGGTGGCGGGGGAGACGGGCATCGTCCTCCAGAACCGGGGGGCCATGTTCTCCTTTGATCCGGCGCACCGGAACCACCTGGCGCCCCGGAAGCTGCCCTACCACACCATCATCCCGGCCATGGTGACCAAGGACGGCCAACTGTTCATGAGTTACGGGGTCATGGGCGGCTTGATGCAGCCCCAGGGCCACGTGCAGGTGCTGGTGAACATCGTGGACTTCGGCATGGATGTGCAGCAGGCCCTGGACGCGCCCCGGTTCCGCTACGTGGAGGGCACGCGGGTGCTGTTGGAGCCCGGCGCCAACCAGCTGGTGGGGAAGGCCCTGGGTGCCCGGGGCCACGCCATCTCGGCGCCCGGTCCCGACGCCAAGGAGTACTTCGGCTTCGGCGGTGGCCAGGTCATCATGCGGGACGCCGAGACCGGCGTGCTCCTGGCCGGCTCCGATCCCCGCAAGGACGGCCTGGCCATCGGCTTCTGAGGGCCGGTGTCTAAGGGCCTGCTTCCAAGGGCCGGCCTTCAAGGGCCGGCCTCCAAGGGCCTGCTTCCAAGGGCTGGCGTCCAAGGGCCCAGCGGCCCGAGGCGATATAAGGAAGGCCCGGCCGGGGAGGCCGGGCCCCCTGGGTTGCACCCGTCAACTTAAAACTGGTACGTTTCCCCCGGCTCCAGCACCACCACCTGGGTGTCTGGGGCCGTTTCCTTTGCCAGGGCGACAAATTCGTCGGCCGAGGCGGCCAGCAGGGGAAAGGTGCCGAAGTGCTGGGGTATGGCCACTTTGGGCTTGAGCAGCCGCAGGGCATGGGCTGCCTGGTAGGCGTCCATGGTGTAGTGGCTGCCGATGGGCAGCAGGGCCACATCGATGGGATACAGTTCTCCCAGCAGGGCCATGCCGGGGAAGATGCCCGTGTCGCCGGCATTGTAGATCCGCTTCCCGTCGGACAGGGTGACGATGTATCCCGCCGGGGTGCCCGTGGCGGCGGAGTGCTCCGCCGACGTCATGGTGACGGTGATGTTGCCCAAGGCCACGGAGCCGCCGATGTTCATGTCGATGGTCTTGTCCCCGGGCAAGCCTTTTTCCTTATAGGCGCTGATGGTTTCAGGCTGGGCGATGGCCGTGGCTCCCGTTTGTTGGACGACGGCGGGCAGGTCGCCGGCGTGGTCGCCGTGGTCGTGGGTGATCAGGACGTAGTCGGCGCGGAGGTCTTCGATCTTGGCCGCCGCCTTGGGGTTGCCCCGCAACCAGGGGTCGAAGAGCAGGACGGTGCCGTCGGCGGTGGTCAGTTCCCAGGCCGCATGGCCCAGCCACCTAAGTTGATGGCTCATAGCATCCACTGCCTCCTTCCACAATTTTTCTTCGCATGGTCCTGTCGGTATCCTGCCCCACGGCGCCCTCGCCTGCCTGGACCCGCCCGCATCTTCCCGGCCCTGGCCGGGGCGGCCCTTACCGGCCATGGGCGGGCAGGCAAATCCACTCCTTTGGCAAAGGGATAGCAACAGGGGAGGTGTGTCCATGCATCCCAACGTGCAGCGGGTTCAGGCGGCTTTGTCACAACGGGGCGTTGCGGCCCAAGTAGAAGAACTATCCGAGAGCACCCGCACCGCCGCCGAAGCGGCCGCCGCCATCGGCACAACCATCGGGCAGATCGCCAAGAGCCTTATCTTCACCACCGAAGACGGGGAGCCGGTGCTGGTGATCGCCTCGGGGAGCAACCGGGTCTGTGTGGATAAATTGTCCCGCCTGTTGGGCCGGCCGGTGGCGCCCGCCACGGCCAAGATGGTGCGGGAAATCACCGGCTTTCCCGTAGGAGGCGTGCCGCCCGTAGGGCACCAGCGGGCCATGCCCACCTATGTAGATGAAGACTTGCTGCAATACCAGGAAATTTGGGCCGCAGGGGGGACGCCCCAGGCCATTTTCCCCATTACCCCGCCCCAGTTGGTCGAGATCACCCAGGGCCAAGTCGCGGATCTGCGGGAGGAATGAGCCTGTCCCGGGCCGGCGCCCGGATGGGCGACGAGGCCTGCCCGCCAGAGCCGGCCCGTAACCCCGCCTTGCAACGCCGGCCCAGCAGGGCCGACCCGGCAACTCCGGCCAAGCAAGGCCGGCCCGGCAACGCAGGCCCAGCAACCCTTAAGCCTTTCCAGTCAGCTTATTGCTCTCCGCCTGTGGGGGAGTGGGTAGGTGAAGCCCACTCCCTGGGCTTATTTTTGGCCCTTTGCCCTTTTCACAGCCGGTCATTCCAGGCAATAAGCTTCGTCCCTGGGCTTAACCCCTTCTCAACCGGGATTCGGAGACGAAATAGGCCCAGCTGCTGCGCTTAAGCCTCAGCGGACCCGGCCCGGCGGTGCAGTCAAGCCCCCATAAGCCCACCACCTGGCCTTGCACCTCGGCGGGCCCGGCTCGGAGGTGCAGCCATGACCCTTAGCCCTCCACATGGGCTTATGCCCCAGCGTTCCCAGCCTGGCGGTGCGATCAAGCCCCATAAGCCATGGGCTTATGCCTCGGCGGCCCGGCCCGGGAGTGCGGCTCTGACCCTTTAGCCCACCACCTGGGCTTATCGCAGTGCCTTCTAGGTGGTTTGGGCGCCTGAAGCCCAGCCAGAGGGCTTATTCCCAGGCGATCAGGTGGAAAAGGGAATTAGAATCGCGGAATAAGTTGCCTGCCTGGGCTAAAGGTGCCCAGGAGCGGCCCTGGGCTAGGCAATAAGCCCATCGCCTGGGCTAAAGGCGCCGGGCCGGACCGGTCCGCATCAGTAGCCGTACGAAAGAAATTCCCAAATTTCGCCCTGCTGCCTATTGACCCCTCACCCGCCAGCTTGATATAAACAAAGCAATTCCGACTAACCTGACTAGAATAGTTGAGTAAGGGGTGAGGTGCTGTGAGTGCAGGTTACGCCAATCCCGTGCTGGTGGAGACGGACTGGCTGGCGGAACGGCTGGAAGAGCCGGGGCTCCAGGTTTTCGAGGTGAGTGAGGACGAGAGCCTGTATGCCGCCGGTCACATACCGGGGGCCATCAGCCTGAGTTGGACCAAGGATTTGCGCCATCCGGTCATCAGGGATTTCATCGACCAGGAGGCCTTCTCGGCCCTGATGTCCCGCTACGGGGTGACGCCGGAGACGACGGTGATCCTGTACGGCGACAACAGCAACTGGTTCGCCGCCTATGCCTTCTGGCTCTTCCGCATGCTGGGCCATCAGAACCTGCGCCTGCTCAATGGCGGGCGGGCCAAGTGGGAAGCCGAGGGGCGCCCCCTGACGACGGAGGTGCCCACGCCGGCGCCGTCGGTTTACCGGCCGGCCCAGCGCACCGACAACATCAGGGCCTTGGGCACCTACATCAACAGCCGGTTGGGAGAGGCTGACCTGGCCTTGGTGGACGTCCGCAGCCCCGAGGAATACAAGGGACTGCGCCTCACGCCGCCCCACCTGCCCAACGAGGGCGCCCAGGTGCCCGGGCGCATCCCCGGCGCCGCCAACATCCCGTGGGGCGAGAACGTCCGGCCCGACGGCACCTTCAAGCCGGCCGACGAATTGCGGACCCTGTACGAGAGTCGCGGCATCACACCCGACAAGGAAATCATCACCTATTGCCGTATCGGTGAACGGGCGTCGGTTTCTTGGTTTGCCCTCCAGGAACTGCTGGGCTACCCCAAGGTGCGCAACTACGACGGCTCGTGGACCGAGTGGGGGAGCATGGTGGGTGTCCCCGTGGAGCGGGAGGCGACTCCCGAAGAACTGGCAACGGGAGCGGCCAACACCGGCGCCGGCGGCTGCGCGGCCGGCTGAGTTGAGTTTTGGAGCCGGTACAGCCCGGCCGGGAATTCCGCCATGGGCGGACCGGCGGGCCTGAACGGCTCAGGGGAACCCCGCGCGCTGGAAAGGGGCGCCGGCTGCCGCCGCTCGGGAGGGAGGCTGGGAGTTGGCGCCCCTGGCCTTTTTGGGCAAATTCCTGCAGGTCAGTGGGGTTTTCTTTTTGGTGGGGGGCGGCGTTGCAGCCCCCTGGGTCATGGAGCCCCTGGATCGCGGCCCCCGGCGCCGGCCTTCCGGCGGGCGCCCGGTGGCGGCAGGACGGCCCCCGGCCGCGGGCATTGTGCTGGTTGGGGCCGGGCTGGTCCTGCTGGGCCCGATCCTGACAGCAGCCGCCACCACCGCCGGTCTGCAGCGGCAGCCGGGCCTGGGGGCATTCCTGCAAACCTTGGCCATCGTTTTGACCCGCACCGGCGTGGGCCGGGTTTGGCTGGCCGGCACCCTCGTCGCCCTCTTACTGCTGGGGACCGCCGCCGCAGGTCGAAGAACCCGCGGGCAGGGCGGGAGGCCTATCCCCCCGGCGGTGTTTCATGTCCTATTTCTGGCGGCAATCTTGCTGCAGTCCGGCGGCGGCCACGCCCGCACCGGCTCCATGCCGTGGCTGTCATGGGCCGCGACGGGCGCTCATTTGATCGCCGCTGCCGCCTGGGGCGGCACCTTGTGGCTGCTGGCCCTCCTGCCGTGGCGCCGCCTCGCCCGATCACCGGCCGTCTCCTTGGCATCCTTGAACCAGCTGCTCCTGCGCATGTCCCGCCTGGGCACGGGTGTGGTGGCCGTCTTCCTCCTGACGGGCACCGCCCTGGCGCTGTGGTACGGCCTCAGGCCCGCCACCATGTTCACCACGGTTTACGGCCAGTCCCTGGCGGCCAAGCTGGTTCTGTTCGTTCTGACGGGGGGTACGGCCCTAATCAACCGATGGCTGCTGATGCCTCAGCTGGAGCGGCTGCCGGCCCATGACGGGGCACCCTCACCCCGGGACCGGGCCCGCCTGGTGAGGGCGGTAGGCCTGGTCCTCAGGCTGGA contains:
- the ggt gene encoding gamma-glutamyltransferase, yielding MSASLPAFPSRRSVVMCRNGAVATSQPLAAAAGLDVLRRGGTAADAAVAMAAVLAVVEPMSTGIGGDAFALVYEAKTGKVHALNASGRTAAAATIEAYRERGFSSMPERGIMAITVPGAVSGWAALVERFGTMKLGELLEPAIDYARNGFPVAPITAMDWEAAVPVLQSHPNSARVFLPGGRAPRPGEVVRLPELARSLEAIAQGGREAFYEGELAEQMVDFIAAEGGLLTREDFRQHQPQWQEPISVDYRGYRLYECPPNGQGIIALMALNILKQEPVASMGYTSPDYWHLAIEALKLAFHDAWHYVADPELADVPVEELLSPAYAARRRELISMDRAIAEPSHGHPQVSDTVYMTAVDGQGNAVSFINSIFYSFGSGMVAGETGIVLQNRGAMFSFDPAHRNHLAPRKLPYHTIIPAMVTKDGQLFMSYGVMGGLMQPQGHVQVLVNIVDFGMDVQQALDAPRFRYVEGTRVLLEPGANQLVGKALGARGHAISAPGPDAKEYFGFGGGQVIMRDAETGVLLAGSDPRKDGLAIGF
- a CDS encoding CopD family protein produces the protein MAPLAFLGKFLQVSGVFFLVGGGVAAPWVMEPLDRGPRRRPSGGRPVAAGRPPAAGIVLVGAGLVLLGPILTAAATTAGLQRQPGLGAFLQTLAIVLTRTGVGRVWLAGTLVALLLLGTAAAGRRTRGQGGRPIPPAVFHVLFLAAILLQSGGGHARTGSMPWLSWAATGAHLIAAAAWGGTLWLLALLPWRRLARSPAVSLASLNQLLLRMSRLGTGVVAVFLLTGTALALWYGLRPATMFTTVYGQSLAAKLVLFVLTGGTALINRWLLMPQLERLPAHDGAPSPRDRARLVRAVGLVLRLEAVGVLLVAAVTAWLTQQPPPM
- a CDS encoding acetoin utilization protein AcuC; this translates as MRTAWVLADEVLNYEFGPDHPMQPLRLRLMMELVESLGLLPEGEIVRLGPAGRVEELLRRVHDPRYVEAVKLLSADPRNPQLRELAARYGFNSEDNPAFAGMHEAAAAIVAGSVAGAEAILSGEVTRAFHPGGGMHHAFYDRAAGFCIYNDAVAAIHRFLDRGWRVMYIDGDAHHGDGVEEAFSEDPRVMTVSLHEDGRFLFPGTGFAGDIGKGAGVGYTANLPLLPGTDDSSWVEVIESALTALIHAFEPDVIVSQHGCDGHHFDPLSHLNLSTEGLEQFARCLDVLTRDVTQGRWLALGGGGYDIWRVVPRAWTLVWGIVSGQEVPDQVPSSWLNRWQPSSPYPLPATLRDDPAEIAAAARQDPGLSWDMSTGNRAGWGDMPSAKELNLSTARRTVELCLPHILDKAVAKESTSS
- a CDS encoding sulfurtransferase, which codes for MSAGYANPVLVETDWLAERLEEPGLQVFEVSEDESLYAAGHIPGAISLSWTKDLRHPVIRDFIDQEAFSALMSRYGVTPETTVILYGDNSNWFAAYAFWLFRMLGHQNLRLLNGGRAKWEAEGRPLTTEVPTPAPSVYRPAQRTDNIRALGTYINSRLGEADLALVDVRSPEEYKGLRLTPPHLPNEGAQVPGRIPGAANIPWGENVRPDGTFKPADELRTLYESRGITPDKEIITYCRIGERASVSWFALQELLGYPKVRNYDGSWTEWGSMVGVPVEREATPEELATGAANTGAGGCAAG
- the leuD gene encoding 3-isopropylmalate dehydratase small subunit: MKPFRKHTGLVAALNRGNVDTDQIIPKQFLKRVERTGFGQFLFYDWRFEADGKTPRADFPLNEPRFKGASILLAGPNFGSGSSREHAVWALMDYGFRAVISTSFADIFYSNCFKNGLLPVTLPEEAVAELFRRVEATPGYQLTVDLEECEVTDGAGFRHEFTLDPFRRHMLLRGLDDIGLTLELEDKIAAYEASRPRWRAGAS
- a CDS encoding YbaK/EbsC family protein → MHPNVQRVQAALSQRGVAAQVEELSESTRTAAEAAAAIGTTIGQIAKSLIFTTEDGEPVLVIASGSNRVCVDKLSRLLGRPVAPATAKMVREITGFPVGGVPPVGHQRAMPTYVDEDLLQYQEIWAAGGTPQAIFPITPPQLVEITQGQVADLREE
- a CDS encoding metal-dependent hydrolase — encoded protein: MSHQLRWLGHAAWELTTADGTVLLFDPWLRGNPKAAAKIEDLRADYVLITHDHGDHAGDLPAVVQQTGATAIAQPETISAYKEKGLPGDKTIDMNIGGSVALGNITVTMTSAEHSAATGTPAGYIVTLSDGKRIYNAGDTGIFPGMALLGELYPIDVALLPIGSHYTMDAYQAAHALRLLKPKVAIPQHFGTFPLLAASADEFVALAKETAPDTQVVVLEPGETYQF